A DNA window from Pungitius pungitius chromosome 1, fPunPun2.1, whole genome shotgun sequence contains the following coding sequences:
- the LOC119223034 gene encoding H-2 class II histocompatibility antigen, E-S beta chain-like produces the protein MAPSFLSISLLFIGVHAADGYMEVVVERCLFNSTAMKDIEYIRSVYFNKLETLRFNSSVGKFVGFTKQGQKDADYWNEQDNYLYMMRNKKSICHYHIQMGYDNVLTKSVKPYVTLHSETPPGDGPSSMLVCSVYDFYPQTIIVRWTRDGQPETTGVTSTDELADGDWYYQTHSHLEYTPRSGEKIACVVEHMSLSKPLVTNWDPSMPESERNKVAIGASGLILGLTLSLAGFIYYKRKATGRILVPSH, from the exons ATGGCTCCATCCTTCCTCAgcatctccctcctcttcatcggcgTCCACGCAGCAG ATGGATACATGGAGGTTGTGGTGGAGCGTTGTCTCTTTAACTCCACGGCGATGAAGGACATCGAGTACATCAGGTCTGTCTACTTCAACAAGTTAGAAACTCTCAGGTTCAACAGCTCAGTGGGGAAGTTTGTCGGCTTCACTAAACAAGGACAGAAGGACGCTGATTACTGGAACGAACAAGATAATTATCTGTATATGATGCGCAATAAGAAGAGCATCTGTCATTACCACATCCAGATGGGTTACGACAATGTTCTGACTAAGTCAG TTAAGCCCTACGTCACGCTGCACTCTGAGACCCCCCCTGGTGATGGACCTTCATCCATGTTGGTCTGCAGCGTCTATGACTTCTACCCCCAGACCATCATAGTGAGGTGGACCAGAGACGGACAGCCAGAGACCACCGGGGTCACTTCCACCGACGAGCTGGCAGACGGGGATTGGTACTACCAGACCCACTCCCACCTGGAGTACACGCCCAG GTCTGGAGAGAAGATTGCGTGTGTGGTGGAGCACATGAGTCTGAGTAAACCTCTGGTTACCAACTGGG ACCCGTCCATGCCCGAGTCTGAGAGGAACAAGGTTGCCATCGGAGCCTCGGGACTGATCTTGGGTCTGACTTTGTCTCTGGCTGGATTCATCTACTACAAGAGGAAAGCCACAG GACGGATCCTGGTCCCCAGTCACTGA